In Deltaproteobacteria bacterium, a genomic segment contains:
- a CDS encoding ABC transporter ATP-binding protein — translation MSGCILRATAVVKRVPTVEGELTILDGIDLAVDAGGQVAVVGESGSGKTTLLSILAGLDLPTSGDVWLDGDEITALDEEQRARVRARSVGFVFQTFQLIDSLTALENVMLPLELRGQRQAREDALGFLERVGLSARTTHYPLQLSGGEQQRVAIARAFASGPKVLFADEPTGNLDTATGGKIADLLFELNREAGTTLMLVTHDAALAGRCAEIVTLDAGRMQAPREAAP, via the coding sequence ATGTCAGGATGCATATTGCGGGCCACGGCCGTGGTCAAGCGCGTGCCCACCGTCGAAGGTGAGCTGACCATACTGGACGGCATCGATCTCGCGGTCGACGCCGGCGGACAGGTCGCCGTTGTGGGCGAATCCGGTTCCGGCAAGACCACGCTGCTCAGCATCCTTGCCGGCCTCGACCTCCCCACCAGCGGCGACGTCTGGCTGGACGGCGACGAGATCACCGCGCTGGACGAAGAGCAGCGCGCACGGGTGCGCGCGCGCAGCGTCGGGTTCGTGTTCCAGACCTTTCAACTCATCGACAGCCTCACCGCGCTGGAGAACGTCATGCTGCCGCTGGAGCTGCGCGGCCAACGGCAGGCGCGCGAAGACGCCCTCGGGTTCCTGGAGCGCGTGGGCCTGAGTGCGCGCACCACCCATTATCCGCTCCAGCTCTCGGGCGGCGAGCAGCAGCGCGTGGCCATCGCCCGCGCCTTCGCCTCCGGTCCCAAGGTGCTCTTCGCGGACGAGCCCACCGGAAACCTCGACACCGCCACCGGCGGCAAGATCGCCGACCTGCTCTTCGAGCTAAACCGGGAGGCCGGCACCACGCTGATGCTGGTGACCCACGACGCCGCGCTGGCGGGCCGCTGTGCCGAGATCGTCACCCTGGACGCCGGGCGCATGCAGGCGCCACGGGAGGCGGCGCCGTGA
- a CDS encoding arylesterase, protein MGNSISAAYGLQTGKGERGWVELLRERLGPRHRVVNASISGDTTVGGLARLPKTLAVHKPDIVIIELGGNDGLRGYPVASIRANLLAMSRAVIAAGARPVLAGMQMTPNLGPRYTGAFRRMYPDVAAETGAALVPFILEGVALDENLMQRDGIHPNAKAQPRLLDNVWPVLEPLLEGD, encoded by the coding sequence ATGGGAAACAGTATCAGCGCCGCCTATGGACTTCAAACCGGGAAGGGCGAGCGCGGCTGGGTGGAGTTGCTTCGCGAGCGCCTGGGACCGCGTCACCGCGTGGTCAACGCCAGCATCAGCGGCGACACCACCGTGGGCGGCCTGGCGCGCCTGCCCAAGACGCTGGCAGTCCACAAGCCCGACATCGTCATCATCGAGCTGGGCGGCAACGACGGCCTGCGCGGCTACCCCGTGGCCTCCATCCGCGCCAACCTCCTGGCCATGAGCCGCGCCGTCATCGCCGCGGGCGCCAGACCCGTCCTCGCCGGCATGCAGATGACCCCCAACCTGGGGCCGCGCTACACCGGCGCCTTCCGCCGGATGTACCCCGACGTCGCCGCCGAGACCGGTGCCGCGCTCGTACCCTTCATCCTCGAAGGCGTCGCCCTCGACGAGAACCTCATGCAGCGCGACGGCATCCACCCCAACGCCAAGGCCCAGCCGCGGCTGCTGGACAACGTCTGGCCGGTGCTGGAGCCGTTGTTGGAGGGGGACTGA
- a CDS encoding GNAT family N-acetyltransferase produces MTKRTNTKVRVRTATLADAERIAAFQQAMALETEGKMLDATTLRRGVAGVFEAPEKGFYLVAAADAAEGGTAPVVASLLITYEWSDWRNATFWWIQSVYVDAGWRRKGVYRAMYDHVLSLAGARGDVCGIRLYVERTNAVAQQTYDSLGMHKSHYDLYEIDFT; encoded by the coding sequence ATGACGAAGAGAACAAACACGAAGGTACGCGTGCGAACGGCAACCTTGGCGGACGCAGAGCGCATCGCGGCATTTCAGCAGGCCATGGCCCTGGAGACCGAGGGCAAGATGCTGGATGCGACAACGCTACGGCGGGGCGTAGCCGGCGTGTTCGAAGCGCCGGAGAAGGGATTCTATCTCGTGGCGGCCGCGGACGCAGCCGAAGGCGGCACCGCTCCGGTGGTGGCAAGCCTGCTCATCACCTACGAGTGGAGCGACTGGCGCAACGCCACCTTCTGGTGGATCCAGAGCGTTTACGTGGATGCCGGCTGGCGGCGGAAGGGCGTCTATCGCGCTATGTACGACCACGTGTTGAGCCTTGCCGGGGCCCGTGGCGACGTCTGCGGCATACGCCTTTACGTGGAGCGCACGAACGCCGTCGCCCAACAGACCTATGACAGTCTGGGCATGCACAAGTCGCACTACGACCTGTACGAGATTGACTTCACGTGA